In Trifolium pratense cultivar HEN17-A07 linkage group LG7, ARS_RC_1.1, whole genome shotgun sequence, a genomic segment contains:
- the LOC123893820 gene encoding MADS-box transcription factor PHERES 1-like — protein sequence MGRGGGKVTLKHIQNEKVRKSSFIQRRKGLTKKVSKFSKNFRVEVCLIVCDGDGDSKPMTWPQDFSTLQSMLTKYEQQKIETTPKKFDMQDYFANKKNMVEAEILNVRKKIVMNKYQTWGRPFNNLEMEQLRSFVDIVDLKIEACNQRINMLKNMQQSDQTNFMQNVGSENVASPLSSQPGDLINPLIDISEMIDFSDLMEWDEIMAQENDLSSHSHSSQDVMHSIPQMQHEFGKLDDLVDKSDQEWATQLEDFDDWAVNKLNNGDGWVKQPYMFECQDFCFLSEIEQQCATLDAFYQPRYGF from the coding sequence ATGGGTCGTGGTGGTGGAAAAGTTACCTTGAAACACATTCAAAATGAGAAAGTTCGGAAATCATCTTTCATTCAGAGAAGGAAAGGATTAACAAAAAAAGTgtctaaattttctaaaaacttTAGAGTTGAAGTTTGCTTAATTGTGTGCGATGGTGATGGTGATAGTAAACCAATGACTTGGCCACAAGACTTCTCAACTCTACAATCCATGCTTACAAAATATGAGCAACAAAAGATTGAGACGactccaaagaaatttgatatgcaAGACTATTTTGCAAATAAGAAGAATATGGTTGAAGCTGAGATTTTGAACGTGCGCAAAAAGATCGTGATGAACAAATATCAAACATGGGGTCGACCTTTCAATAACTTGGAAATGGAGCAACTCAGAAGTTTTGTTGATATTGTAGATCTCAAGATTGAAGCCTGTAATCAAAGAATCAACATGCTGAAAAATATGCAACAAAGTGATCAGACCAATTTCATGCAAAATGTGGGTTCAGAGAATGTTGCATCTCCACTATCAAGTCAACCTGGTGATCTGATAAACCCCCTCATTGATATCAGTGAGATGATTGATTTCAGTGATCTTATGGAGTGGGATGAAATAATGGCTCAGGAGAATGATTTATCCTCCCATTCACATTCAAGTCAAGATGTGATGCATAGCATTCCTCAAATGCAACATGAATTTGGAAAGTTGGATGATCTAGTGGATAAATCTGATCAGGAATGGGCTACTCAGCTTGAGGATTTTGATGATTGGGCAGTCAATAAACTAAATAATGGTGATGGTTGGGTTAAGCAACCTTATATGTTTGAATGCCAAGATTTTTGctttttatctgaaatcgaaCAACAATGTGCAACTTTGGATGCCTTTTACCAACCAAGATATGGATTTTAA
- the LOC123893821 gene encoding zinc finger CCCH domain-containing protein 30-like — MKTLAVNTEDSFSSLLEFASNNDIEGFKLLLDKEGASSINKAGIWYGRQYGSKQIALDHKTSLMVASTYGSIDVIKLIVSYPEADVNFACGVSKMTALHCAASGGSVNVVDAVRLLILAGADVNCVDANGNRPVDVIVVPPKLQSMKSVLEELLLYNASDNGSIGDFSVSVSVNSSSSGLLDNGMTLPYSPSVSPPSPVVGSKFTEKKEYPVDPSLPGIKNSIYASDEFRMYSFKVRPCSRAYSHDWTDCPFVHPGENARRRDPRKFHYSCVPCPEFKKRSCTRGDMCEYAHGVFESWLHPALYRTHLCNDGTSCNRRVCFFAHVAEELRPLHPSTGSAISSPRSSGSALNVMDIAAAMNLFPGSPSSVSSMSPSHFAQPMSPSGNCMSFSSAAWAQQNVPTLHLPGANFQSSRLRSSLSARDIPPEDFNVLSNFDCQQHLLNDLSCSAQPRPGSCWSKALNPSNHEELFSAEILSSPQYSDQSMASVFSPSRKSVAMNHFNQLQNMLSPTNTNMLSPKNVEQPMLQASFGVPFSGRMSPRSMEPISPMGPRMSPFGQREKQLRSISSRDLGSNIPASVVGSPTNPRSKWGSPNGMVDWSVNGDELSRQWDG; from the coding sequence ATGAAAACACTAGCAGTTAATACTGAAGATTCTTTTTCCAGTTTATTGGAGTTTGCTTCTAACAATGACATTGAAGGTTTTAAGTTGCTTTTAGATAAAGAAGGAGCTTCTTCAATTAACAAGGCGGGGATTTGGTACGGTCGGCAATATGGGTCTAAGCAGATTGCTCTTGACCATAAAACATCTTTGATGGTCGCTTCTACTTATGGTAGTATTGATGTTATAAAGCTTATAGTTTCGTATCCGGAAGCCGATGTGAATTTTGCTTGTGGTGTGAGTAAAATGACTGCCCTTCATTGTGCTGCTTCTGGTGGGTCTGTTAATGTTGTTGATGCTGTGAGACTTCTTATATTGGCTGGTGCTGATGTTAATTGTGTCGATGCCAATGGAAATCGGCCTGTTGATGTCATTGTTGTTCCTCCCAAGCTGCAAAGCATGAAATCAGTTCTTGAGGAACTTCTTTTGTATAATGCCTCTGATAATGGCTCTATTGGTGACTTCTCTGTTTCAGTGTCTGTTAATTCTTCTAGTTCTGGTTTGCTTGATAATGGGATGACTTTGCCATACTCCCCCTCAGTGTCGCCGCCATCTCCTGTAGTGGGTTCGAAGTTTACGGAGAAGAAGGAATATCCAGTTGATCCATCACTTCCTGGTATAAAAAACAGCATATACGCAAGTGATGAGTTTCGAATGTATTCTTTCAAGGTCCGTCCTTGTTCCCGTGCATACTCTCATGATTGGACTGACTGTCCATTTGTTCATCCTGGAGAGAATGCTCGGAGGAGAGACCCTAGGAAGTTCCATTACAGCTGTGTGCCTTGCCCTGAATTTAAGAAAAGGTCGTGTACGCGTGGAGATATGTGTGAATATGCTCATGGAGTATTTGAAAGCTGGCTACACCCAGCTCTGTATCGAACACACCTCTGTAACGACGGTACTAGTTGTAATCGAAGGGTGTGTTTTTTTGCTCATGTTGCAGAGGAATTGAGGCCATTGCATCCGTCAACTGGATCTGCGATTTCTTCACCGCGTTCATCCGGATCTGCTCTTAATGTGATGGACATAGCTGCTGCAATGAATCTTTTTCCTGGTTCACCCTCGTCAGTCTCTTCTATGTCTCCATCTCATTTTGCCCAGCCGATGTCCCCTTCTGGAAATTGCATGTCATTCTCAAGTGCAGCCTGGGCACAGCAAAATGTTCCAACTCTTCATTTACCGGGAGCTAATTTTCAATCTAGTCGATTGAGATCTTCTCTTAGTGCTCGTGACATTCCACCCGAAGACTTCAATGTGCTTAGCAATTTTGATTGCCAGCAGCACCTTTTGAATGACTTGAGCTGTTCCGCACAGCCCCGTCCTGGTTCTTGTTGGTCTAAGGCACTAAATCCATCAAATCATGAAGAGCTCTTTTCTGCTGAAATTTTGTCATCTCCACAGTATTCTGACCAATCAATGGCTTCTGTTTTTTCACCTTCACGTAAATCAGTTGCTATGAACCATTTTAACCAGCTTCAAAACATGTTATCACCTACAAATACTAATATGTTGTCTCCAAAAAATGTTGAGCAACCTATGTTACAGGCTTCATTTGGCGTCCCTTTTTCAGGTAGGATGTCACCTAGAAGTATGGAACCAATCTCCCCAATGGGCCCTCGAATGTCTCCATTTGGTCAGCGCGAGAAACAGCTGCGGAGTATTAGCTCAAGGGACCTTGGTTCCAACATCCCTGCCTCAGTTGTTGGATCTCCTACAAACCCACGATCTAAGTGGGGATCTCCTAATGGGATGGTTGATTGGTCGGTAAATGGAGATGAACTTAGTCGCCAATGGGATGGTTGA